In a single window of the Poecile atricapillus isolate bPoeAtr1 chromosome 27, bPoeAtr1.hap1, whole genome shotgun sequence genome:
- the MAPT gene encoding microtubule-associated protein tau isoform X16, whose product MMEDHAPGQEKHFSSGYPLQIPVDDGSDEPVSETSDAKSTPTTEDATAPLVEEGDHEDQGGVEQHGEIPEGTTAEEAGVGATPNLEDHAAGDATQGRVDKEGTEADEKKPKGPEARGGSKTGSARAGQAQRNSTNATRIPAKTPTAPKTPPSSGEQPKSGDRSGYSSPGSPGTPGSRSRTPSLPTPPAREPKKVAVVRTPPKSPASAKTRVQPSAAPMPDLKNVKSKIGSTDNLKHQPGGGKVQIVYKPVDLSHVTSKCGSLGNIHHKPGGGQVEVKSEKLDFKDKVQSKIGSLDNISHVPGGGNKKIETHKLTFRENAKAKTDHGAEIVYKSPTISGDASPRRLSNVSSTGSINLVDSPQLATLADEVSASLAKQGL is encoded by the exons ATGATGGAGGATCACGCACCTGGCCAGGAAAAACACTTCTCATCAG GCTATCCCCTTCAGATACCAGTCGATGATGGATCGGATGAGCCTGTTTCTGAAACATCTGACGCTAAGAGCACCCCAACTACGGAAG ATGCCACAGCACCTTTAGTGGAGGAAGGAGACCACGAGGATCAGGGTGGTGTGGAACAGCACGGGGAGATCCCAGAAGGAACCACAG ctgaagAGGCGGGCGTAGGAGCCACTCCCAACCTGGAGGACCACGCCGCAGGAGATGCCACTCAAG GTCGTGTTGACAAGGAAGGGACCGAAGCTGATGAAAAGAAACCCAAG ggcccgGAGGCGAGGGGTGGCTCCAAGACGGGCTCGGCGCGCGCGGGGCAGGCGCAGAGGAACTCCACCAACGCCACCCGCATCCCGGCCAAGACCCCCACGGCCCCCAAGACCCCTCCCAGCTCCG GTGAGCAGCCCAAGTCTGGAGACAGAAGCGGTTACAGCAGTCCCGGCTCCCCCGGGACTCCAGGCAGCCGTTCCCGCACCCCCTCTCTGCCCACCCCACCAGCCAGGGAGCCCAAGAAGGTGGCAGTGGTTCGCACCCCTCCGAAATCTCCCGCCTCTGCCAAGACCCGCGTGCAGCCGTCGGCCGCGCCCATGCCCGACCTGAAAAACGTCAAGTCCAAAATCGGCTCCACGGATAACCTGAAGCACCAGCCCGGAGGTGGCAAG GTGCAAATCGTTTACAAACCGGTGGACCTGAGCCATGTGACATCCAAATGTGGTTCCCTGGGCAACATCCACCACAAACCAG GTGGTGGCCAGGTGGAGGTGAAATCTGAGAAACTGGACTTCAAAGATAAGGTGCAGTCGAAAATCGGGTCCCTAGACAACATCAGCCACGTCCCTGGAGGAGGCAATAAAAAG ATTGAGACTCACAAGCTGACCTTCCGCGAGAACGCCAAAGCCAAGACCGACCACGGCGCCGAAATCGTCTACAAGTCCCCGACCATCTCCGGAGATGCCTCCCCGCGCCGCCTTAGCAACGTCTCCTCCACCGGCAGCATCAACCTGGTGGACTCCCCCCAGCTGGCCACGCTAGCCGACGAGGTGTCCGCCTCGCTGGCCAAGCAGGGCTTGTGA
- the MAPT gene encoding microtubule-associated protein tau isoform X17, producing MMEDHAPGQEKHFSSGYPLQIPVDDGSDEPVSETSDAKSTPTTEDATAPLVEEGDHEDQGGVEQHGEIPEGTTAEEAGVGATPNLEDHAAGDATQGRVDKEGTEADEKKPKGPEARGGSKTGSARAGQAQRNSTNATRIPAKTPTAPKTPPSSGRKEQKKPPPAAAKTEKAREPKKVAVVRTPPKSPASAKTRVQPSAAPMPDLKNVKSKIGSTDNLKHQPGGGKVQIVYKPVDLSHVTSKCGSLGNIHHKPGGGQVEVKSEKLDFKDKVQSKIGSLDNISHVPGGGNKKREKGKEDKTRTPSPDPAGLQALVLEPLTPTESRPPALLWAGEGTY from the exons ATGATGGAGGATCACGCACCTGGCCAGGAAAAACACTTCTCATCAG GCTATCCCCTTCAGATACCAGTCGATGATGGATCGGATGAGCCTGTTTCTGAAACATCTGACGCTAAGAGCACCCCAACTACGGAAG ATGCCACAGCACCTTTAGTGGAGGAAGGAGACCACGAGGATCAGGGTGGTGTGGAACAGCACGGGGAGATCCCAGAAGGAACCACAG ctgaagAGGCGGGCGTAGGAGCCACTCCCAACCTGGAGGACCACGCCGCAGGAGATGCCACTCAAG GTCGTGTTGACAAGGAAGGGACCGAAGCTGATGAAAAGAAACCCAAG ggcccgGAGGCGAGGGGTGGCTCCAAGACGGGCTCGGCGCGCGCGGGGCAGGCGCAGAGGAACTCCACCAACGCCACCCGCATCCCGGCCAAGACCCCCACGGCCCCCAAGACCCCTCCCAGCTCCG GCagaaaggagcagaaaaaaccacctcctgcagcagcaaagacTGAGAAAG CCAGGGAGCCCAAGAAGGTGGCAGTGGTTCGCACCCCTCCGAAATCTCCCGCCTCTGCCAAGACCCGCGTGCAGCCGTCGGCCGCGCCCATGCCCGACCTGAAAAACGTCAAGTCCAAAATCGGCTCCACGGATAACCTGAAGCACCAGCCCGGAGGTGGCAAG GTGCAAATCGTTTACAAACCGGTGGACCTGAGCCATGTGACATCCAAATGTGGTTCCCTGGGCAACATCCACCACAAACCAG GTGGTGGCCAGGTGGAGGTGAAATCTGAGAAACTGGACTTCAAAGATAAGGTGCAGTCGAAAATCGGGTCCCTAGACAACATCAGCCACGTCCCTGGAGGAGGCAATAAAAAG AGAGAGAAAGGCAAGGAAGACAAGACCCGGACCCCGAGCCCAGACCCCGCTGGGCTCCAGGCCCTGGTGCTGGAGCCACTGACCCCCACGGAGAGCcggcccccagccctgctctgggctggggagggcacCT ATTGA
- the MAPT gene encoding microtubule-associated protein tau isoform X14, giving the protein MMEDHAPGQEKHFSSGYPLQIPVDDGSDEPVSETSDAKSTPTTEDATAPLVEEGDHEDQGGVEQHGEIPEGTTAEEAGVGATPNLEDHAAGDATQGRVDKEGTEADEKKPKGPEARGGSKTGSARAGQAQRNSTNATRIPAKTPTAPKTPPSSGEQPKSGDRSGYSSPGSPGTPGSRSRTPSLPTPPAREPKKVAVVRTPPKSPASAKTRVQPSAAPMPDLKNVKSKIGSTDNLKHQPGGGKVQIINKKLDFSSVQSKCGSKDNIKHIPGGGSVQIINKKLDFSSVQSRCGSKDNIKHIPGGGSVQIVYKPVDLSHVTSKCGSLGNIHHKPGGGQVEVKSEKLDFKDKVQSKIGSLDNISHVPGGGNKKIETHKLTFRENAKAKTDHGAEIVYKSPTISGDASPRRLSNVSSTGSINLVDSPQLATLADEVSASLAKQGL; this is encoded by the exons ATGATGGAGGATCACGCACCTGGCCAGGAAAAACACTTCTCATCAG GCTATCCCCTTCAGATACCAGTCGATGATGGATCGGATGAGCCTGTTTCTGAAACATCTGACGCTAAGAGCACCCCAACTACGGAAG ATGCCACAGCACCTTTAGTGGAGGAAGGAGACCACGAGGATCAGGGTGGTGTGGAACAGCACGGGGAGATCCCAGAAGGAACCACAG ctgaagAGGCGGGCGTAGGAGCCACTCCCAACCTGGAGGACCACGCCGCAGGAGATGCCACTCAAG GTCGTGTTGACAAGGAAGGGACCGAAGCTGATGAAAAGAAACCCAAG ggcccgGAGGCGAGGGGTGGCTCCAAGACGGGCTCGGCGCGCGCGGGGCAGGCGCAGAGGAACTCCACCAACGCCACCCGCATCCCGGCCAAGACCCCCACGGCCCCCAAGACCCCTCCCAGCTCCG GTGAGCAGCCCAAGTCTGGAGACAGAAGCGGTTACAGCAGTCCCGGCTCCCCCGGGACTCCAGGCAGCCGTTCCCGCACCCCCTCTCTGCCCACCCCACCAGCCAGGGAGCCCAAGAAGGTGGCAGTGGTTCGCACCCCTCCGAAATCTCCCGCCTCTGCCAAGACCCGCGTGCAGCCGTCGGCCGCGCCCATGCCCGACCTGAAAAACGTCAAGTCCAAAATCGGCTCCACGGATAACCTGAAGCACCAGCCCGGAGGTGGCAAG GTGCAGATAATTAATAAGAAGCTGGACTTTAGCAGCGTTCAATCCAAGTGTGGCTCAAAGGATAATATCAAACACATCCCGGGCGGAGGCAGT GTGCAGATAATTAATAAGAAGCTGGACTTTAGCAGCGTTCAATCCAGGTGTGGCTCAAAGGATAATATCAAACACATCCCGGGCGGAGGCAGT GTGCAAATCGTTTACAAACCGGTGGACCTGAGCCATGTGACATCCAAATGTGGTTCCCTGGGCAACATCCACCACAAACCAG GTGGTGGCCAGGTGGAGGTGAAATCTGAGAAACTGGACTTCAAAGATAAGGTGCAGTCGAAAATCGGGTCCCTAGACAACATCAGCCACGTCCCTGGAGGAGGCAATAAAAAG ATTGAGACTCACAAGCTGACCTTCCGCGAGAACGCCAAAGCCAAGACCGACCACGGCGCCGAAATCGTCTACAAGTCCCCGACCATCTCCGGAGATGCCTCCCCGCGCCGCCTTAGCAACGTCTCCTCCACCGGCAGCATCAACCTGGTGGACTCCCCCCAGCTGGCCACGCTAGCCGACGAGGTGTCCGCCTCGCTGGCCAAGCAGGGCTTGTGA
- the MAPT gene encoding microtubule-associated protein tau isoform X3 gives MMEDHAPGQEKHFSSGYPLQIPVDDGSDEPVSETSDAKSTPTTEDATAPLVEEGDHEDQGGVEQHGEIPEGTTAEEAGVGATPNLEDHAAGDATQGELSSAKLQPGPQEQVGEAGEGSRQPPEQGLGLQQPPLPQGTKAPAAAPTRIEVTIPIPLDMYQGSGGSEGSSELWDEGGSAVEPQLGPGVHMEGVAAAGGTGDREQEPSPPCATATLKEGSGGQERDEDRDIDETSEQGLPSPADQRVSLGPERGSCPAAAKETREECDGEDKSKGVLRDVPGGAVLAEAGSHKAGEDQEEKPQLLGGEGGPDVTLSEPSESVSQNQAEPKDGEDSGPVLETAKVPAEAADDVKDKAAPLADAGGRRMPRRKPSGLAADKGSRVPLLKGRVDKEGTEADEKKPKTSSPCPAKPPGSVPPLRHAAPRSPASACKPSASSGEQETKAKGPEARGGSKTGSARAGQAQRNSTNATRIPAKTPTAPKTPPSSGRKEQKKPPPAAAKTEKGEQPKSGDRSGYSSPGSPGTPGSRSRTPSLPTPPAREPKKVAVVRTPPKSPASAKTRVQPSAAPMPDLKNVKSKIGSTDNLKHQPGGGKVQIINKKLDFSSVQSKCGSKDNIKHIPGGGSVQIINKKLDFSSVQSRCGSKDNIKHIPGGGSVQIVYKPVDLSHVTSKCGSLGNIHHKPGGGQVEVKSEKLDFKDKVQSKIGSLDNISHVPGGGNKKREKGKEDKTRTPSPDPAGLQALVLEPLTPTESRPPALLWAGEGTY, from the exons ATGATGGAGGATCACGCACCTGGCCAGGAAAAACACTTCTCATCAG GCTATCCCCTTCAGATACCAGTCGATGATGGATCGGATGAGCCTGTTTCTGAAACATCTGACGCTAAGAGCACCCCAACTACGGAAG ATGCCACAGCACCTTTAGTGGAGGAAGGAGACCACGAGGATCAGGGTGGTGTGGAACAGCACGGGGAGATCCCAGAAGGAACCACAG ctgaagAGGCGGGCGTAGGAGCCACTCCCAACCTGGAGGACCACGCCGCAGGAGATGCCACTCAAG GCGAGCTGAGCTCTGcaaagctccagcctggccctcaggagcaggtgggagaggcaggagaaggttccaggcagcccccagagcagggACTGGGGCTTCAGCAGCCGCCTCTGCCCCAGGGAACGAAGGCTccggcagcagctcccaccagaATCGAGGTCACCATCCCAATCCCCCTGGACATGTACCAAGGCTCCGGAGGGTCCGAAGGCAGCAGCGAGCTGTGGGATGAGGGAGGCAGCGCTGTGGAGCCGCAGCTGGGCCCAGGTGTGCACATGGAgggtgtggcagcagcaggtggcACAGGTGACCGTGAACAGGAACCCTCTCCTCCGTGTGCCACAGCCACGTTAAAGGAAGGTTCTGGTGGACAGGAGAGAGATGAGGACCGGGATATTGATGAAACTTCTGAGCAGGGTTTGCCTTCCCCTGCGGATCAGCGTGTTTCCCTGGGACCTGAGAGGGGCTCGTGTCCAGCAGCTGCCAAGGAGACTCGTGAAGAATGTGATGGAGAAGACAAGTCCAAAGGTGTCCTCAGAGATGTCCCAGGAGGGGCAGTTCTGGCTGAAGCTGGGTCACATAAAGCAGGAGAGGACCAAGAGGagaagccacagctgctggggggaGAAGGAGGCCCAGATGTCACCCTGTCAGAGCCTTCTGAAAGTGTCTCCCAAAACCAGGCTGAGCCCAAGGATGGAGAAGATTCAGGGCCCGTGCTGGAAACAGCCAAAGTCCCAGCTGAGGCAGCAGATGATGTGAAGGACAAAGCAGCTCCTTTGGCAGATGCAGGGGGCCGCAGGATGCCCAGGAGGAAGCCCAGTGGCCTGGCTGCAGACAAGGGCAGCCGTGTCCCTCTGCTCAAAG GTCGTGTTGACAAGGAAGGGACCGAAGCTGATGAAAAGAAACCCAAG ACATCCTCACCTTGCCCTGCCAAACCCCCTGGCTCCGTGCCCCCCCTCCGGCACGCAGCTCCCcgcagccctgcctctgcctgcaAACCTTCTGCCagctcaggagagcaggagacaAAGGCCAAG ggcccgGAGGCGAGGGGTGGCTCCAAGACGGGCTCGGCGCGCGCGGGGCAGGCGCAGAGGAACTCCACCAACGCCACCCGCATCCCGGCCAAGACCCCCACGGCCCCCAAGACCCCTCCCAGCTCCG GCagaaaggagcagaaaaaaccacctcctgcagcagcaaagacTGAGAAAG GTGAGCAGCCCAAGTCTGGAGACAGAAGCGGTTACAGCAGTCCCGGCTCCCCCGGGACTCCAGGCAGCCGTTCCCGCACCCCCTCTCTGCCCACCCCACCAGCCAGGGAGCCCAAGAAGGTGGCAGTGGTTCGCACCCCTCCGAAATCTCCCGCCTCTGCCAAGACCCGCGTGCAGCCGTCGGCCGCGCCCATGCCCGACCTGAAAAACGTCAAGTCCAAAATCGGCTCCACGGATAACCTGAAGCACCAGCCCGGAGGTGGCAAG GTGCAGATAATTAATAAGAAGCTGGACTTTAGCAGCGTTCAATCCAAGTGTGGCTCAAAGGATAATATCAAACACATCCCGGGCGGAGGCAGT GTGCAGATAATTAATAAGAAGCTGGACTTTAGCAGCGTTCAATCCAGGTGTGGCTCAAAGGATAATATCAAACACATCCCGGGCGGAGGCAGT GTGCAAATCGTTTACAAACCGGTGGACCTGAGCCATGTGACATCCAAATGTGGTTCCCTGGGCAACATCCACCACAAACCAG GTGGTGGCCAGGTGGAGGTGAAATCTGAGAAACTGGACTTCAAAGATAAGGTGCAGTCGAAAATCGGGTCCCTAGACAACATCAGCCACGTCCCTGGAGGAGGCAATAAAAAG AGAGAGAAAGGCAAGGAAGACAAGACCCGGACCCCGAGCCCAGACCCCGCTGGGCTCCAGGCCCTGGTGCTGGAGCCACTGACCCCCACGGAGAGCcggcccccagccctgctctgggctggggagggcacCT ATTGA
- the MAPT gene encoding microtubule-associated protein tau isoform X1, whose translation MMEDHAPGQEKHFSSGYPLQIPVDDGSDEPVSETSDAKSTPTTEDATAPLVEEGDHEDQGGVEQHGEIPEGTTAEEAGVGATPNLEDHAAGDATQGELSSAKLQPGPQEQVGEAGEGSRQPPEQGLGLQQPPLPQGTKAPAAAPTRIEVTIPIPLDMYQGSGGSEGSSELWDEGGSAVEPQLGPGVHMEGVAAAGGTGDREQEPSPPCATATLKEGSGGQERDEDRDIDETSEQGLPSPADQRVSLGPERGSCPAAAKETREECDGEDKSKGVLRDVPGGAVLAEAGSHKAGEDQEEKPQLLGGEGGPDVTLSEPSESVSQNQAEPKDGEDSGPVLETAKVPAEAADDVKDKAAPLADAGGRRMPRRKPSGLAADKGSRVPLLKGRVDKEGTEADEKKPKTSSPCPAKPPGSVPPLRHAAPRSPASACKPSASSGEQETKAKGPEARGGSKTGSARAGQAQRNSTNATRIPAKTPTAPKTPPSSGRKEQKKPPPAAAKTEKGEQPKSGDRSGYSSPGSPGTPGSRSRTPSLPTPPAREPKKVAVVRTPPKSPASAKTRVQPSAAPMPDLKNVKSKIGSTDNLKHQPGGGKVQIINKKLDFSSVQSKCGSKDNIKHIPGGGSVQIINKKLDFSSVQSRCGSKDNIKHIPGGGSVQIVYKPVDLSHVTSKCGSLGNIHHKPGGGQVEVKSEKLDFKDKVQSKIGSLDNISHVPGGGNKKIETHKLTFRENAKAKTDHGAEIVYKSPTISGDASPRRLSNVSSTGSINLVDSPQLATLADEVSASLAKQGL comes from the exons ATGATGGAGGATCACGCACCTGGCCAGGAAAAACACTTCTCATCAG GCTATCCCCTTCAGATACCAGTCGATGATGGATCGGATGAGCCTGTTTCTGAAACATCTGACGCTAAGAGCACCCCAACTACGGAAG ATGCCACAGCACCTTTAGTGGAGGAAGGAGACCACGAGGATCAGGGTGGTGTGGAACAGCACGGGGAGATCCCAGAAGGAACCACAG ctgaagAGGCGGGCGTAGGAGCCACTCCCAACCTGGAGGACCACGCCGCAGGAGATGCCACTCAAG GCGAGCTGAGCTCTGcaaagctccagcctggccctcaggagcaggtgggagaggcaggagaaggttccaggcagcccccagagcagggACTGGGGCTTCAGCAGCCGCCTCTGCCCCAGGGAACGAAGGCTccggcagcagctcccaccagaATCGAGGTCACCATCCCAATCCCCCTGGACATGTACCAAGGCTCCGGAGGGTCCGAAGGCAGCAGCGAGCTGTGGGATGAGGGAGGCAGCGCTGTGGAGCCGCAGCTGGGCCCAGGTGTGCACATGGAgggtgtggcagcagcaggtggcACAGGTGACCGTGAACAGGAACCCTCTCCTCCGTGTGCCACAGCCACGTTAAAGGAAGGTTCTGGTGGACAGGAGAGAGATGAGGACCGGGATATTGATGAAACTTCTGAGCAGGGTTTGCCTTCCCCTGCGGATCAGCGTGTTTCCCTGGGACCTGAGAGGGGCTCGTGTCCAGCAGCTGCCAAGGAGACTCGTGAAGAATGTGATGGAGAAGACAAGTCCAAAGGTGTCCTCAGAGATGTCCCAGGAGGGGCAGTTCTGGCTGAAGCTGGGTCACATAAAGCAGGAGAGGACCAAGAGGagaagccacagctgctggggggaGAAGGAGGCCCAGATGTCACCCTGTCAGAGCCTTCTGAAAGTGTCTCCCAAAACCAGGCTGAGCCCAAGGATGGAGAAGATTCAGGGCCCGTGCTGGAAACAGCCAAAGTCCCAGCTGAGGCAGCAGATGATGTGAAGGACAAAGCAGCTCCTTTGGCAGATGCAGGGGGCCGCAGGATGCCCAGGAGGAAGCCCAGTGGCCTGGCTGCAGACAAGGGCAGCCGTGTCCCTCTGCTCAAAG GTCGTGTTGACAAGGAAGGGACCGAAGCTGATGAAAAGAAACCCAAG ACATCCTCACCTTGCCCTGCCAAACCCCCTGGCTCCGTGCCCCCCCTCCGGCACGCAGCTCCCcgcagccctgcctctgcctgcaAACCTTCTGCCagctcaggagagcaggagacaAAGGCCAAG ggcccgGAGGCGAGGGGTGGCTCCAAGACGGGCTCGGCGCGCGCGGGGCAGGCGCAGAGGAACTCCACCAACGCCACCCGCATCCCGGCCAAGACCCCCACGGCCCCCAAGACCCCTCCCAGCTCCG GCagaaaggagcagaaaaaaccacctcctgcagcagcaaagacTGAGAAAG GTGAGCAGCCCAAGTCTGGAGACAGAAGCGGTTACAGCAGTCCCGGCTCCCCCGGGACTCCAGGCAGCCGTTCCCGCACCCCCTCTCTGCCCACCCCACCAGCCAGGGAGCCCAAGAAGGTGGCAGTGGTTCGCACCCCTCCGAAATCTCCCGCCTCTGCCAAGACCCGCGTGCAGCCGTCGGCCGCGCCCATGCCCGACCTGAAAAACGTCAAGTCCAAAATCGGCTCCACGGATAACCTGAAGCACCAGCCCGGAGGTGGCAAG GTGCAGATAATTAATAAGAAGCTGGACTTTAGCAGCGTTCAATCCAAGTGTGGCTCAAAGGATAATATCAAACACATCCCGGGCGGAGGCAGT GTGCAGATAATTAATAAGAAGCTGGACTTTAGCAGCGTTCAATCCAGGTGTGGCTCAAAGGATAATATCAAACACATCCCGGGCGGAGGCAGT GTGCAAATCGTTTACAAACCGGTGGACCTGAGCCATGTGACATCCAAATGTGGTTCCCTGGGCAACATCCACCACAAACCAG GTGGTGGCCAGGTGGAGGTGAAATCTGAGAAACTGGACTTCAAAGATAAGGTGCAGTCGAAAATCGGGTCCCTAGACAACATCAGCCACGTCCCTGGAGGAGGCAATAAAAAG ATTGAGACTCACAAGCTGACCTTCCGCGAGAACGCCAAAGCCAAGACCGACCACGGCGCCGAAATCGTCTACAAGTCCCCGACCATCTCCGGAGATGCCTCCCCGCGCCGCCTTAGCAACGTCTCCTCCACCGGCAGCATCAACCTGGTGGACTCCCCCCAGCTGGCCACGCTAGCCGACGAGGTGTCCGCCTCGCTGGCCAAGCAGGGCTTGTGA
- the MAPT gene encoding microtubule-associated protein tau isoform X4, which translates to MMEDHAPGQEKHFSSGYPLQIPVDDGSDEPVSETSDAKSTPTTEAEEAGVGATPNLEDHAAGDATQGELSSAKLQPGPQEQVGEAGEGSRQPPEQGLGLQQPPLPQGTKAPAAAPTRIEVTIPIPLDMYQGSGGSEGSSELWDEGGSAVEPQLGPGVHMEGVAAAGGTGDREQEPSPPCATATLKEGSGGQERDEDRDIDETSEQGLPSPADQRVSLGPERGSCPAAAKETREECDGEDKSKGVLRDVPGGAVLAEAGSHKAGEDQEEKPQLLGGEGGPDVTLSEPSESVSQNQAEPKDGEDSGPVLETAKVPAEAADDVKDKAAPLADAGGRRMPRRKPSGLAADKGSRVPLLKGRVDKEGTEADEKKPKTSSPCPAKPPGSVPPLRHAAPRSPASACKPSASSGEQETKAKGPEARGGSKTGSARAGQAQRNSTNATRIPAKTPTAPKTPPSSGRKEQKKPPPAAAKTEKGEQPKSGDRSGYSSPGSPGTPGSRSRTPSLPTPPAREPKKVAVVRTPPKSPASAKTRVQPSAAPMPDLKNVKSKIGSTDNLKHQPGGGKVQIINKKLDFSSVQSKCGSKDNIKHIPGGGSVQIINKKLDFSSVQSRCGSKDNIKHIPGGGSVQIVYKPVDLSHVTSKCGSLGNIHHKPGGGQVEVKSEKLDFKDKVQSKIGSLDNISHVPGGGNKKIETHKLTFRENAKAKTDHGAEIVYKSPTISGDASPRRLSNVSSTGSINLVDSPQLATLADEVSASLAKQGL; encoded by the exons ATGATGGAGGATCACGCACCTGGCCAGGAAAAACACTTCTCATCAG GCTATCCCCTTCAGATACCAGTCGATGATGGATCGGATGAGCCTGTTTCTGAAACATCTGACGCTAAGAGCACCCCAACTACGGAAG ctgaagAGGCGGGCGTAGGAGCCACTCCCAACCTGGAGGACCACGCCGCAGGAGATGCCACTCAAG GCGAGCTGAGCTCTGcaaagctccagcctggccctcaggagcaggtgggagaggcaggagaaggttccaggcagcccccagagcagggACTGGGGCTTCAGCAGCCGCCTCTGCCCCAGGGAACGAAGGCTccggcagcagctcccaccagaATCGAGGTCACCATCCCAATCCCCCTGGACATGTACCAAGGCTCCGGAGGGTCCGAAGGCAGCAGCGAGCTGTGGGATGAGGGAGGCAGCGCTGTGGAGCCGCAGCTGGGCCCAGGTGTGCACATGGAgggtgtggcagcagcaggtggcACAGGTGACCGTGAACAGGAACCCTCTCCTCCGTGTGCCACAGCCACGTTAAAGGAAGGTTCTGGTGGACAGGAGAGAGATGAGGACCGGGATATTGATGAAACTTCTGAGCAGGGTTTGCCTTCCCCTGCGGATCAGCGTGTTTCCCTGGGACCTGAGAGGGGCTCGTGTCCAGCAGCTGCCAAGGAGACTCGTGAAGAATGTGATGGAGAAGACAAGTCCAAAGGTGTCCTCAGAGATGTCCCAGGAGGGGCAGTTCTGGCTGAAGCTGGGTCACATAAAGCAGGAGAGGACCAAGAGGagaagccacagctgctggggggaGAAGGAGGCCCAGATGTCACCCTGTCAGAGCCTTCTGAAAGTGTCTCCCAAAACCAGGCTGAGCCCAAGGATGGAGAAGATTCAGGGCCCGTGCTGGAAACAGCCAAAGTCCCAGCTGAGGCAGCAGATGATGTGAAGGACAAAGCAGCTCCTTTGGCAGATGCAGGGGGCCGCAGGATGCCCAGGAGGAAGCCCAGTGGCCTGGCTGCAGACAAGGGCAGCCGTGTCCCTCTGCTCAAAG GTCGTGTTGACAAGGAAGGGACCGAAGCTGATGAAAAGAAACCCAAG ACATCCTCACCTTGCCCTGCCAAACCCCCTGGCTCCGTGCCCCCCCTCCGGCACGCAGCTCCCcgcagccctgcctctgcctgcaAACCTTCTGCCagctcaggagagcaggagacaAAGGCCAAG ggcccgGAGGCGAGGGGTGGCTCCAAGACGGGCTCGGCGCGCGCGGGGCAGGCGCAGAGGAACTCCACCAACGCCACCCGCATCCCGGCCAAGACCCCCACGGCCCCCAAGACCCCTCCCAGCTCCG GCagaaaggagcagaaaaaaccacctcctgcagcagcaaagacTGAGAAAG GTGAGCAGCCCAAGTCTGGAGACAGAAGCGGTTACAGCAGTCCCGGCTCCCCCGGGACTCCAGGCAGCCGTTCCCGCACCCCCTCTCTGCCCACCCCACCAGCCAGGGAGCCCAAGAAGGTGGCAGTGGTTCGCACCCCTCCGAAATCTCCCGCCTCTGCCAAGACCCGCGTGCAGCCGTCGGCCGCGCCCATGCCCGACCTGAAAAACGTCAAGTCCAAAATCGGCTCCACGGATAACCTGAAGCACCAGCCCGGAGGTGGCAAG GTGCAGATAATTAATAAGAAGCTGGACTTTAGCAGCGTTCAATCCAAGTGTGGCTCAAAGGATAATATCAAACACATCCCGGGCGGAGGCAGT GTGCAGATAATTAATAAGAAGCTGGACTTTAGCAGCGTTCAATCCAGGTGTGGCTCAAAGGATAATATCAAACACATCCCGGGCGGAGGCAGT GTGCAAATCGTTTACAAACCGGTGGACCTGAGCCATGTGACATCCAAATGTGGTTCCCTGGGCAACATCCACCACAAACCAG GTGGTGGCCAGGTGGAGGTGAAATCTGAGAAACTGGACTTCAAAGATAAGGTGCAGTCGAAAATCGGGTCCCTAGACAACATCAGCCACGTCCCTGGAGGAGGCAATAAAAAG ATTGAGACTCACAAGCTGACCTTCCGCGAGAACGCCAAAGCCAAGACCGACCACGGCGCCGAAATCGTCTACAAGTCCCCGACCATCTCCGGAGATGCCTCCCCGCGCCGCCTTAGCAACGTCTCCTCCACCGGCAGCATCAACCTGGTGGACTCCCCCCAGCTGGCCACGCTAGCCGACGAGGTGTCCGCCTCGCTGGCCAAGCAGGGCTTGTGA